The following coding sequences are from one Frigoribacterium sp. Leaf415 window:
- a CDS encoding ATP-grasp domain-containing protein, with amino-acid sequence MTSPIDHADPTPVVHVLHDNAEWLPPLVAALDAAGVPHREHLLDGTSFDLAAAPPEGVFWSRLSGSAHTRGRGTAKEVARATLRWAERHGRRTINGSGVVELEVSKVAQYLALASAGFDVPATTAVFGTADLKARAREQTLPFITKHNQGGKGLGVRRFDDLDSFDAYVDGPDFEVPVDGITLLQEFLQAEEPFNTRVEFVGGRFVYAVRVDTSAGSFELCPADACVVPDGADPATFAPFAVRPSVTAEHPLVRRLEAFVAEHGIEVAGIEFIETVDGRFVPYDVNTNTNYNPDVERSSSVSAAATLAAWLGEVLAAEYAATPA; translated from the coding sequence ATGACCTCGCCGATCGACCACGCCGACCCGACACCCGTCGTGCACGTGCTGCACGACAACGCCGAGTGGCTGCCGCCGCTCGTCGCTGCGCTCGACGCCGCGGGGGTGCCCCACCGCGAGCACCTGCTCGACGGGACGTCCTTCGACCTCGCGGCCGCGCCTCCTGAGGGGGTGTTCTGGTCGCGGTTGAGCGGCTCGGCCCACACACGCGGCCGGGGGACCGCCAAGGAGGTCGCCCGCGCGACCCTGCGCTGGGCCGAACGGCACGGGCGCCGGACCATCAACGGCAGCGGTGTCGTCGAACTCGAGGTGAGCAAGGTGGCGCAGTACCTGGCGCTGGCATCCGCCGGCTTCGACGTGCCCGCGACGACCGCCGTGTTCGGCACCGCCGACCTCAAGGCACGGGCCCGCGAGCAGACGCTGCCGTTCATCACGAAGCACAACCAGGGCGGCAAGGGCCTCGGGGTGCGCCGCTTCGACGACCTCGACTCGTTCGACGCGTACGTCGACGGGCCCGACTTCGAGGTGCCGGTCGACGGGATCACCCTGCTGCAGGAGTTCCTGCAGGCCGAGGAACCCTTCAACACCCGCGTCGAGTTCGTCGGCGGGCGGTTCGTCTACGCGGTGCGGGTCGACACCTCGGCGGGCAGCTTCGAACTGTGCCCGGCCGACGCGTGCGTCGTGCCCGACGGTGCCGACCCGGCCACGTTCGCGCCGTTCGCGGTCCGCCCGTCGGTGACCGCCGAGCACCCGCTCGTCCGGCGGCTCGAGGCCTTCGTCGCCGAGCACGGCATCGAGGTCGCCGGCATCGAGTTCATCGAGACCGTCGACGGTCGCTTCGTGCCGTACGACGTCAACACGAACACCAACTACAACCCCGACGTCGAGCGGTCGTCCTCGGTGTCGGCCGCGGCGACGCTCGCCGCGTGGCTGGGCGAGGTGCTGGCGGCGGAGTACGCCGCGACACCCGCCTAG
- a CDS encoding alpha/beta hydrolase produces the protein MSGVGDTVLDPAGSSEVGPTPTVHVRGTVVVLLGAGERADDFARLTDRLVFDGYRVELFDDVSTDVRAVRAGVERLVRDRTLPRPVVLLGSDVGATLAASVAADSVAAVDAVVLTGVLTPASRRGLGPDRRDDRTRRALPTGLSLPAARSVVQPTLVFHGDGDRVTEVADAVAWAAQLPRGSVRLVGQGGHDVLRGPGHRTVTASIVLFLERQRSDDPVLVDAFAARTPRPT, from the coding sequence GTGAGCGGTGTCGGCGACACAGTGCTCGACCCGGCGGGCTCGAGCGAGGTCGGCCCGACCCCGACCGTCCACGTGCGCGGCACCGTGGTCGTCCTGCTCGGGGCGGGCGAGCGAGCGGACGACTTCGCGAGGCTCACCGACCGTCTCGTCTTCGACGGGTACCGGGTCGAGCTGTTCGACGACGTCTCGACCGACGTCCGCGCCGTGCGGGCGGGCGTCGAGCGGCTCGTGCGCGACCGGACACTGCCGAGACCCGTCGTGCTGCTCGGCTCCGACGTCGGCGCGACCCTCGCGGCATCCGTCGCGGCCGACTCGGTCGCGGCCGTGGACGCGGTCGTGCTGACCGGCGTGCTCACCCCGGCCTCGCGACGAGGCCTCGGGCCCGACCGACGGGACGACCGGACCCGGAGGGCGCTGCCGACGGGGTTGTCCCTGCCGGCGGCACGGTCGGTGGTGCAGCCCACCCTGGTCTTCCACGGCGACGGGGACCGGGTCACCGAGGTCGCGGACGCCGTCGCCTGGGCGGCCCAGCTGCCGCGGGGTTCTGTCCGCCTCGTCGGCCAGGGCGGGCACGACGTGCTGCGGGGGCCCGGCCACCGCACGGTGACGGCCTCGATCGTGCTCTTCCTCGAACGGCAGCGCAGTGACGACCCCGTGCTCGTCGACGCGTTCGCGGCGCGCACGCCCCGGCCGACGTGA
- a CDS encoding DUF3375 family protein, with protein sequence MNHPSGHDDALSRDDVRAAYEDDPTWALLRGYNARWMLPLFSHHLEHAEGPVSADWFHRQVADALEQNAAEQAALEQATPEHPASEPATTERDLEEARPASPTPVATPAPAEQKTTPAEYCRSWVESRWLVRTRASGPDARAEYRLSPHALKALRLVRDLVERDNAVSEARLGSIAHAVGQLAGLADPSRESQLARLDEQIAELERRKAEIERHGTEPTAPDVLRRQVREVVRLTASLPEDFRQLGAMVEQRHREVARRASSEHVGKGALVDQYLRDNDLLEQTPEGRAYRGFAQMLSSRGIDVMRADIEKVLAQPDAAAQLTERQRTQLESLISSLLAEEQSVQETYGRWTSSLRRFLSRSGSDQQQRLLTLADRALHAGGVWAERRPGHAMLPVEHGDGLGLGALDVRDVSQVQLHTDRARPTVDVQVTIGDATLPEADRAALRLTSGTSTAAVSATIDRLLADHDEVTSVDVYRATEPEFRRLALVLSMLDLALERGVVGDDTETVELAGDPTGPGASADARPGGAGPGGAGRQVTLPRLVFRRDPAGPPDAEPAAPTAADLTTSPTSTKDPA encoded by the coding sequence GTGAACCACCCGTCGGGGCACGACGACGCCCTGAGCCGCGACGACGTGCGCGCGGCGTACGAAGACGACCCCACCTGGGCCCTGCTCCGCGGCTACAACGCCCGGTGGATGCTGCCGCTCTTCTCCCACCACCTCGAGCACGCCGAGGGGCCGGTGTCGGCCGACTGGTTCCACCGGCAGGTCGCCGACGCCCTCGAGCAGAACGCCGCCGAGCAGGCCGCGCTCGAGCAGGCCACCCCCGAGCACCCGGCCTCCGAGCCGGCGACGACCGAGCGGGACCTCGAGGAGGCGCGGCCCGCGTCCCCGACGCCCGTCGCCACGCCGGCCCCCGCCGAGCAGAAGACCACCCCGGCCGAGTACTGCCGCAGCTGGGTCGAGAGCCGCTGGCTCGTCCGCACCCGCGCCTCCGGACCGGACGCCCGCGCCGAGTACCGCCTGTCGCCGCACGCGCTCAAGGCGCTGCGTCTCGTGCGCGACCTCGTCGAGCGCGACAACGCCGTCAGCGAGGCCCGCCTCGGCAGCATCGCCCATGCCGTCGGGCAGCTCGCCGGCCTCGCCGACCCCAGCCGCGAGTCGCAGCTCGCGCGCCTCGACGAGCAGATCGCCGAGCTCGAGCGCCGCAAGGCCGAGATCGAGCGGCACGGCACCGAACCCACCGCTCCCGACGTGCTGCGCCGACAGGTCCGCGAGGTGGTGCGTCTGACCGCGTCGCTGCCCGAGGACTTCCGGCAGCTCGGCGCCATGGTCGAGCAGCGGCACCGCGAGGTCGCGCGCCGGGCGTCGTCCGAACACGTCGGCAAGGGTGCGCTCGTCGACCAGTACCTGCGCGACAACGACCTGCTCGAGCAGACCCCCGAGGGACGCGCTTACCGCGGCTTCGCCCAGATGTTGTCGTCGCGCGGCATCGACGTGATGCGGGCCGACATCGAGAAGGTCCTCGCCCAGCCCGACGCCGCCGCACAGCTCACCGAGCGGCAGCGCACGCAGCTCGAGTCGCTCATCTCGTCGCTGCTCGCCGAAGAGCAGAGCGTGCAAGAGACCTACGGTCGCTGGACGTCCTCGCTGCGGCGATTCCTCAGCCGGTCGGGTTCCGACCAGCAGCAGCGCCTGCTGACCCTCGCCGACCGGGCGCTGCACGCGGGCGGCGTCTGGGCCGAGCGTCGGCCGGGCCACGCCATGCTGCCGGTCGAGCACGGCGACGGACTGGGCCTCGGGGCGCTCGACGTCCGCGACGTCAGCCAGGTGCAGCTGCACACCGACCGCGCACGGCCGACGGTCGACGTGCAGGTGACGATCGGCGACGCGACCCTGCCCGAGGCCGACCGGGCCGCCCTCCGCCTCACCTCGGGCACGAGCACGGCGGCCGTCTCGGCGACGATCGACCGGCTGCTCGCCGACCACGACGAGGTCACGAGCGTCGACGTGTACCGCGCCACCGAGCCCGAGTTCCGCCGCCTCGCGCTCGTCCTCAGCATGCTCGACCTGGCGCTCGAGCGCGGCGTCGTCGGCGACGACACCGAGACCGTCGAGCTCGCCGGCGATCCCACCGGCCCCGGCGCGTCGGCGGACGCGAGGCCGGGAGGCGCGGGTCCAGGAGGCGCGGGTCGGCAGGTCACGCTGCCCCGCCTCGTCTTCCGGCGCGATCCCGCGGGGCCGCCCGACGCCGAGCCCGCCGCCCCCACCGCCGCCGACCTCACGACCAGCCCGACCTCCACGAAGGACCCCGCATGA
- a CDS encoding DUF4194 domain-containing protein → MSPAAPSDETGVDEATRASFAEATAPSVDESARASRDAFDDGDADDGAAGVPDALPLAGRKALVTLLTHRFVSRARQQEAWAGLLAHEPEIRARLDELFLVLVVDHDHEVAFKRQSGEDDVPVLLRREKPLSRDASLLMVFARREHAFTDGLDEAVVISKDSVAEFLGRYHDDSGSDEVRARRRVDAAIAALVARDLLTAEPDDPELFVVSPAIVPLMTADRLAHLERVYLEAAGVEGDVTGEGEVEVDAPGDARAEADADADATDDAEDIAVEPEVEPDPAEDDDPAAQADDAPEPEPDPTAVPLDLDLDLEPPHDADTDTDTDPEAPQA, encoded by the coding sequence ATGAGCCCCGCAGCCCCCTCGGACGAGACCGGCGTCGACGAGGCGACCCGCGCCTCCTTCGCCGAGGCGACCGCCCCCTCCGTCGACGAGTCGGCGCGCGCCTCCCGCGATGCCTTCGACGACGGCGACGCCGACGACGGGGCGGCCGGCGTCCCGGACGCGCTGCCGCTGGCCGGGCGCAAGGCCCTGGTCACGCTGTTGACCCACCGGTTCGTGTCGCGCGCCCGGCAGCAGGAGGCCTGGGCCGGGCTGCTCGCCCACGAACCCGAGATCCGGGCGAGGCTCGACGAGCTGTTCCTCGTACTCGTCGTCGATCACGACCACGAGGTCGCCTTCAAGCGGCAGAGCGGCGAGGACGACGTGCCCGTGCTGCTGCGCCGTGAGAAGCCCCTCTCGCGGGACGCCTCGCTGCTGATGGTCTTCGCCCGCCGCGAGCACGCCTTCACCGACGGTCTCGACGAGGCCGTCGTCATCTCGAAGGACTCCGTCGCCGAGTTCCTCGGGCGGTACCACGACGACTCGGGCTCCGACGAGGTGCGGGCGCGTCGCCGGGTCGACGCCGCGATCGCCGCGCTCGTCGCCCGCGACCTGCTGACGGCCGAGCCCGACGACCCCGAGCTGTTCGTCGTCTCGCCCGCGATCGTTCCGCTGATGACCGCCGACCGGCTGGCGCACCTCGAGCGGGTGTACCTCGAGGCGGCGGGGGTCGAGGGCGACGTGACCGGCGAGGGCGAGGTCGAGGTCGACGCACCGGGCGACGCGCGCGCCGAGGCCGACGCCGACGCCGACGCGACGGACGACGCCGAGGACATCGCCGTCGAACCCGAGGTCGAACCCGACCCCGCCGAGGACGACGACCCCGCCGCCCAGGCCGACGACGCCCCCGAGCCCGAACCCGACCCGACCGCCGTCCCGCTCGACCTCGACCTCGACCTCGAGCCCCCGCACGACGCCGACACGGACACCGACACCGACCCGGAAGCACCCCAGGCATGA
- a CDS encoding ATP-binding protein produces the protein MSIADTSPDLGMFHSGQYRIEQVQLLNWGSYAGLHRMPVGRGGIAILGPTGRGKSTVLDAMAAVIMPNPQEFNRAARDDSRQRSERTVYSYARGKTDEVRDAASDRTTTRFLRPLGQAFPSGAAITWSTELGQTVTAVRVAWIGEDTASQDDVTQASVYLLVQGRFDLSRLSEVTREGTSQNPLTRGSLARLLDPAHDLATSSQPELRVQLCGQLGIGGSDESQLKALTLLRRAQASKGVFSIDDLFKQFVLVQPQALSRWETTLATYREASALYDVFETTRKKLDVLEGVPTLADRYELAGRDGSAKRRLLADADGPSRLRVWLAERVGSWVSGEVDRVTTEKREQGERRRRAQADEQLAFRSREQALARISELGGDPTQSLREHVAAAEAELAAVERTRGRLAAALDGTGESLPRNDEQLVALGQRADRLAADDAAARAATADARSDLAARIGETKRALAALEKQKRSFEQRRSNVPDDAIERRRRIAEGAGVPVSSLPYAGELFEVAPEHTGWAVAIERVLGDLATHLLVDRAHFDAVRRWVNENDVRGRVTLVPATAEAEPTLTPVDHTVPAMVRLDPASPFRGWLHDELVADRSVLCVEGPDDLDDPRPAGTRGAVTRRGLRTGSRDRVIKDDRATRSWIGLDNAARIAELGDEIVDLEAVLARVRGEYDAIEAEAADRRRVADAVARAKEFTWDELDTAPAQARLDDLRAQVDRIAVERPELATLQAEATQHDDDRSAATRRLAEIDQVLAQLDEKHATLVDIEDEFADAADAEPLTDDERALLAPLPFAAPREATDVARLYRDAASQLRAQVDAHDRDRANAESTLVVVFERYLELDRTAGIDATIESLPSVRAIHRQLVEDDLPHAKQRWLEKAGSDVGDSLRALLVQIEEDGHVIRRGVRPISQALRSIEFRQGSTLDIEPRPVSNGDLLEFKRTLREHTGGAEGTSEARSSDGRSSQAQTPEARDASEVERRFLRLRRDLAHLEEKSKVGDAWRRRVLDAREHYQFRAIETRADGTQIVHEGVAGKSGGEGQELIAFVLGAALRFRLGDGTDRVPTYAPIVLDEGFVKADAEYTGRALAALTSLGFQLVVGAPRDKVNAFEQHVESVAYISSDPSSPELSRIYPLTIRQAIEVEQHGLDPAALA, from the coding sequence ATGAGCATCGCCGACACCTCGCCCGACCTCGGCATGTTCCACTCGGGCCAGTACCGCATCGAGCAGGTGCAGCTGCTCAACTGGGGCAGCTACGCCGGCCTGCACCGCATGCCCGTGGGGCGCGGTGGCATCGCCATCCTCGGCCCCACCGGCCGCGGCAAGTCGACCGTGCTCGACGCGATGGCCGCGGTGATCATGCCCAACCCGCAAGAGTTCAACCGGGCCGCCCGCGACGACAGCCGTCAGCGGTCCGAGCGCACGGTCTACAGCTACGCACGCGGCAAGACCGACGAGGTGCGCGACGCCGCCTCCGACCGGACGACGACGCGGTTCCTGCGACCGCTCGGCCAGGCGTTCCCGAGCGGTGCCGCGATCACCTGGTCGACCGAGCTCGGCCAGACCGTCACGGCCGTCCGCGTCGCCTGGATCGGCGAGGACACCGCGAGCCAGGACGACGTCACCCAGGCGAGCGTCTACCTGCTCGTGCAGGGCCGCTTCGACCTCAGCCGCCTCTCCGAGGTGACCCGCGAGGGCACGAGCCAGAACCCGCTGACCCGCGGCTCTCTCGCCCGTCTGCTCGACCCCGCCCACGACCTCGCGACCTCGTCGCAGCCCGAGCTGCGGGTGCAGCTCTGCGGTCAGCTCGGCATCGGCGGCAGCGACGAGTCGCAACTCAAGGCCCTGACCCTCCTGCGGCGGGCGCAGGCGTCCAAGGGCGTGTTCTCGATCGACGACCTCTTCAAGCAGTTCGTGCTCGTCCAGCCGCAGGCGCTCAGCCGGTGGGAGACCACGCTCGCCACCTACCGCGAGGCGTCCGCGCTCTACGACGTGTTCGAGACGACCCGCAAGAAGCTCGACGTGCTCGAGGGCGTGCCGACGCTCGCCGACCGGTACGAGCTCGCCGGCCGCGACGGGTCGGCCAAGCGCCGCCTGCTCGCGGACGCCGACGGGCCCAGCCGCCTGCGCGTCTGGCTGGCCGAACGCGTCGGCAGCTGGGTCAGCGGCGAGGTCGACCGCGTCACGACCGAGAAGCGCGAGCAGGGCGAACGCCGGAGGCGCGCCCAGGCGGACGAGCAGCTCGCGTTCCGGTCCCGTGAACAGGCCCTGGCGCGGATCAGCGAGCTCGGGGGCGATCCCACGCAGTCGCTCCGCGAGCACGTGGCCGCCGCCGAGGCCGAGCTCGCCGCCGTCGAGCGCACCCGCGGCCGGCTCGCCGCCGCCCTGGACGGGACCGGCGAGTCCCTCCCCCGGAACGACGAGCAACTCGTCGCCCTCGGGCAGCGCGCCGACCGCCTCGCGGCCGACGACGCCGCGGCCCGCGCCGCGACCGCCGACGCCCGCAGCGACCTCGCCGCCCGCATCGGCGAGACCAAGCGGGCCCTCGCCGCCCTCGAGAAGCAGAAGCGGTCGTTCGAGCAGCGCCGCAGCAACGTGCCCGACGACGCGATCGAGCGACGTCGCCGCATCGCCGAGGGGGCGGGCGTGCCGGTGTCGAGCCTGCCCTACGCCGGCGAGCTGTTCGAGGTCGCGCCCGAGCACACCGGGTGGGCCGTCGCGATCGAGCGGGTGCTCGGCGATCTCGCCACGCACCTCCTCGTCGACCGCGCGCACTTCGACGCCGTGCGCCGCTGGGTGAACGAGAACGACGTGCGCGGACGCGTCACGCTCGTGCCGGCGACCGCCGAGGCCGAGCCGACCCTCACGCCCGTCGACCACACCGTGCCCGCGATGGTGCGGCTCGACCCGGCCAGCCCGTTCCGGGGCTGGCTGCACGACGAGCTCGTCGCCGACCGGAGCGTGCTCTGCGTCGAGGGTCCCGACGACTTGGACGACCCGCGCCCGGCCGGCACCCGCGGCGCCGTCACCCGGCGGGGCCTCCGCACCGGGTCGCGCGACCGCGTGATCAAGGACGACCGGGCGACCCGCTCGTGGATCGGCCTCGACAACGCGGCACGCATCGCCGAGCTCGGCGACGAGATCGTCGACCTGGAAGCCGTGCTGGCCCGGGTCCGTGGCGAGTACGACGCGATCGAGGCCGAGGCGGCCGACCGCCGTCGCGTCGCCGACGCCGTCGCCCGGGCGAAGGAGTTCACCTGGGACGAGCTCGACACCGCCCCCGCGCAGGCGAGGCTCGACGACCTGCGCGCCCAGGTCGACCGCATCGCGGTCGAGCGTCCCGAGCTCGCGACGTTGCAGGCCGAGGCCACGCAGCACGACGACGACCGCTCCGCCGCGACGCGCCGCCTGGCCGAGATCGACCAGGTCCTCGCGCAGCTCGACGAGAAGCACGCGACGCTCGTCGACATCGAGGACGAGTTCGCGGACGCCGCCGACGCCGAGCCCCTCACCGACGACGAACGGGCACTCCTCGCGCCGCTGCCGTTCGCCGCACCCCGCGAGGCGACCGACGTCGCCCGGCTCTACCGGGACGCCGCGTCGCAGCTGCGGGCCCAGGTCGACGCGCACGACCGCGACCGGGCGAACGCCGAGTCGACGCTCGTCGTCGTCTTCGAGCGATACCTCGAACTCGACCGCACCGCGGGCATCGACGCGACGATCGAGAGCCTGCCGTCGGTCAGGGCGATCCACCGGCAGCTCGTCGAGGACGACCTGCCGCACGCGAAGCAGCGGTGGCTCGAGAAGGCCGGCAGCGACGTGGGCGACAGCCTGCGGGCGCTGCTCGTCCAGATCGAGGAGGACGGCCACGTCATCCGCCGCGGCGTCCGCCCGATCTCGCAGGCGTTGCGGTCGATCGAGTTCCGCCAGGGCTCGACGCTCGACATCGAGCCGCGGCCGGTGTCGAACGGCGACCTGCTCGAGTTCAAGCGCACCCTGCGAGAGCACACCGGCGGGGCCGAGGGCACGTCCGAGGCACGGTCCTCGGACGGACGGTCCTCGCAGGCGCAGACCCCGGAGGCGCGGGACGCGTCCGAGGTCGAGCGCCGGTTCCTGAGGCTCCGCCGCGACCTCGCCCACCTCGAGGAGAAGTCGAAGGTCGGCGACGCCTGGCGACGCCGGGTGCTGGACGCCCGCGAGCACTACCAGTTCCGGGCGATCGAGACCCGGGCCGACGGCACGCAGATCGTGCACGAGGGTGTGGCCGGCAAGTCCGGTGGCGAGGGGCAGGAGCTCATCGCGTTCGTGCTCGGGGCCGCCCTGCGGTTCCGGCTGGGCGACGGCACCGACCGGGTGCCGACCTACGCGCCGATCGTGCTCGACGAGGGCTTCGTCAAGGCCGACGCCGAGTACACCGGCCGGGCGCTGGCGGCGCTGACCTCGCTGGGCTTCCAGCTCGTGGTGGGCGCGCCGCGCGACAAGGTCAACGCGTTCGAGCAGCACGTCGAGAGCGTGGCCTACATCTCGAGCGACCCGTCGAGCCCCGAGCTGTCGCGCATCTACCCGCTGACGATCCGCCAGGCGATCGAGGTCGAGCAGCACGGCCTCGACCCGGCCGCGCTCGCCTGA
- a CDS encoding citryl-CoA lyase, translating to MSADDRADLEARLAAAQAETVRLEAKIASTTAWWSTGITKIEPGVIELRGYPVQQLIGNLGFVETVWLMTRGERPDPAQAALLEAALVASVDHGPQAPSIAGARMAITCGVGLNSAVANGVNVLGDTHGGAGQQCVQLLNRLVASHRDTGAPLDALAAAEVAAHKARGEFVPGFGHRFHPRDPRRDPLLALVERARDDGVVEGRHLDAALAVEGVLVSRNVPMNIDGVSAVVYGELGIEPELARGLFVLSRSVGILAHAWEERGSGQRIKGPLPKGFLADYTGPATRDL from the coding sequence GTGAGCGCCGACGACAGAGCCGACCTCGAGGCCCGCCTCGCCGCGGCACAGGCCGAGACCGTCCGGCTCGAGGCGAAGATCGCCTCGACCACCGCTTGGTGGTCGACCGGCATCACCAAGATCGAACCCGGCGTCATCGAGCTGCGCGGCTACCCCGTGCAGCAGCTGATCGGCAACCTCGGCTTCGTCGAGACGGTCTGGCTGATGACGCGCGGCGAACGGCCCGATCCGGCGCAGGCCGCGCTGCTCGAGGCCGCGCTCGTCGCGAGCGTCGACCACGGCCCGCAGGCGCCGTCGATCGCCGGCGCGCGCATGGCGATCACCTGCGGGGTCGGCCTGAACTCGGCCGTCGCCAACGGCGTCAACGTGCTGGGCGACACCCACGGAGGCGCGGGTCAGCAGTGCGTCCAGCTGCTGAACCGTCTGGTCGCCTCACACCGCGACACCGGTGCACCGCTCGACGCCCTGGCCGCCGCCGAGGTCGCGGCCCACAAGGCCCGGGGCGAGTTCGTGCCCGGGTTCGGGCACCGCTTCCACCCGCGCGACCCGCGCCGCGACCCGCTGCTGGCCCTCGTCGAGCGGGCGCGCGACGACGGCGTGGTCGAGGGGCGTCACCTCGACGCGGCCCTCGCCGTCGAAGGCGTGCTGGTGTCCCGGAACGTGCCGATGAACATCGACGGGGTGTCGGCCGTGGTCTACGGCGAACTCGGCATCGAACCCGAACTGGCCCGCGGGCTGTTCGTGCTGTCGCGGTCGGTGGGCATCCTCGCCCACGCCTGGGAGGAGCGCGGCTCGGGCCAGCGCATCAAGGGTCCGCTGCCCAAGGGCTTCCTGGCCGACTACACGGGCCCCGCCACCCGCGACCTCTGA
- a CDS encoding CaiB/BaiF CoA transferase family protein, with amino-acid sequence MTQPHDPAPPHDRPRPLDGVRVLDMTNVLAGPYAAYQLALLGADVIKVETPHGGDLARQLGASAELNQRLLGISFLAQNAQKRSLTVDLKKPGGAEVLRRAVAEADVLLENFRPGVLERLGFGWDVLRGINPRLVYAAISGFGQTGPLRGKPAYDQIIQGSSGMMSVTGTPETAPLRAGYPIADTLGGLAAAFAISSALLGRERTGVGSVIDVSMLETAATAMGWVVSNHLVAGTEPRPLGNDNGTAAPSGTFATGDGALNIAANKQEQFESLCTLIGRADLAVDARFAAREDRKTHRAALTHEIEAALATRGAAEWEALLSDAGVPAAAVLTVAEMLDSPQVRDRELVHELPFPGGAEGDDPLRVMGHGIRVDGVPGAPTLPPPLLGQHTDEILAELGFDADEIHDLREGGAV; translated from the coding sequence GTGACCCAGCCCCACGACCCCGCCCCGCCCCACGACCGCCCCCGACCGCTCGACGGCGTCCGCGTCCTCGACATGACCAACGTCCTCGCCGGCCCCTACGCGGCGTACCAGCTCGCCCTGCTCGGTGCCGACGTGATCAAGGTCGAGACGCCGCACGGGGGCGACCTCGCCCGCCAGCTGGGGGCGTCCGCAGAACTGAACCAGCGCCTCCTCGGCATCTCGTTCCTGGCGCAGAACGCGCAGAAGCGGTCGCTGACGGTCGACCTGAAGAAGCCGGGCGGGGCCGAGGTGCTGCGGCGGGCGGTGGCCGAGGCCGACGTGCTGCTCGAGAACTTCCGACCCGGGGTGCTCGAACGGCTCGGCTTCGGCTGGGACGTGCTGCGGGGGATCAACCCGCGGCTCGTGTACGCGGCGATCTCGGGGTTCGGGCAGACCGGCCCGCTGCGCGGCAAGCCCGCGTACGACCAGATCATCCAGGGCAGCTCGGGCATGATGAGCGTCACCGGCACGCCCGAGACGGCCCCGTTGCGGGCCGGTTACCCGATCGCCGACACGCTCGGCGGGCTGGCGGCGGCGTTCGCGATCTCGTCGGCGCTGCTCGGTCGCGAGCGGACCGGGGTGGGTTCGGTCATCGACGTGTCCATGCTCGAGACCGCGGCGACCGCCATGGGCTGGGTCGTCTCGAACCACCTCGTCGCCGGCACCGAGCCGCGGCCGCTCGGCAACGACAACGGCACGGCGGCTCCCTCGGGCACGTTCGCGACCGGCGACGGAGCGCTCAACATCGCGGCCAACAAGCAGGAGCAGTTCGAGTCGCTCTGCACCCTGATCGGTCGTGCCGACCTCGCCGTCGACGCCCGGTTCGCCGCCCGCGAGGACCGCAAGACCCACCGCGCCGCGCTCACCCACGAGATCGAGGCGGCGCTGGCCACCCGCGGCGCCGCCGAGTGGGAGGCGCTGCTGAGCGACGCCGGCGTGCCCGCCGCGGCGGTGCTGACCGTGGCCGAGATGCTCGACAGCCCGCAGGTGCGCGACCGCGAACTCGTGCACGAGCTGCCCTTCCCGGGCGGCGCGGAGGGCGACGACCCGTTGCGCGTGATGGGGCACGGCATCCGCGTCGACGGCGTGCCCGGGGCACCGACCCTGCCGCCACCTCTGCTCGGGCAGCACACCGACGAGATCCTCGCCGAGCTCGGCTTCGACGCCGACGAGATCCACGACCTCAGGGAAGGAGGCGCGGTGTGA